One Alnus glutinosa chromosome 3, dhAlnGlut1.1, whole genome shotgun sequence genomic region harbors:
- the LOC133865033 gene encoding uncharacterized protein LOC133865033 isoform X2, translating into MTDYAQEQEMEIEALEAILMDDFKEIHSGESGLGTSNRCFQIKLSPQDDETDELSTPVQLALIFSHTEKYPDEPPLLNVKSLRGIHIEDLRILKEKLHQEASEILGMAMIYTLVTSAQEWLSERFGQDANIENDEAEVAAKDDIVIPHGEPVTIDTFLVWRERFEAELALERAKLMPESALTAPKEKRVSGRQWFESGRASAKGAAPVTEGSDEEIEEDIDVDDDDFEDDEEDMLEHYLAEKSDSSTHSERRA; encoded by the exons ATGACTG ACTATGCTCAGGAGCAGGAGATGGAAATCGAGGCATTGGAAGCAATACTTATGGATGATTTCAAAG AAATTCACTCTGGTGAGAGTGGTTTGGGTACTTCCAATCGGTGCTTCCAAATAAAACTATCCCCACAG GACGATGAAACAGATGAATTGTCCACTCCAG TTCAGCTGGCTTTGATTTTCTCGCACACAGAAAAGTATCCAGATGAACCTCCACTTTTAAATGTGAAAAG TTTACGAGGAATACACATAGAAGATCTTAGAATTCTGAAAGAAAAGCTTCATCAagag GCGTCTGAAATTCTTGGTATGGCTATGATTTACACACTAGTTACATCAGCTCAAGAGTGGCTTTCTGAACGATTTGGTCAAGATGCTAATATTGAGAATGACGAAGCAGAAGTGGCAGCAAAAGATGAT ATAGTCATTCCACATGGAGAACCTGTTACTATTGATACTTTTTTGGTGTGGAGAGAGAGGTTTGAAGCAGAGTTGGCACTAGAACGAGCCAA GCTAATGCCCGAGTCGGCACTTACAGCACCAAAGGAAAAGAGGGTCTCAGGAAGACAGTGGTTTGAAAGTGGAAGAGCTTCTGCA AAAGGTGCAGCTCCAGTTACTGAAGGATCTGATGAGGAAATTGAGGAAGatattgatgttgatgatgatgattttgaag ATGACGAAGAAGATATGCTGGAGCACTACCTGGCGGAGAAATCTGACTCATCCACTCATTCTGAAAGGAGAGCTTAA
- the LOC133865033 gene encoding uncharacterized protein LOC133865033 isoform X1 — MTDYAQEQEMEIEALEAILMDDFKEIHSGESGLGTSNRCFQIKLSPQDDETDELSTPASVAVQLALIFSHTEKYPDEPPLLNVKSLRGIHIEDLRILKEKLHQEASEILGMAMIYTLVTSAQEWLSERFGQDANIENDEAEVAAKDDIVIPHGEPVTIDTFLVWRERFEAELALERAKLMPESALTAPKEKRVSGRQWFESGRASAKGAAPVTEGSDEEIEEDIDVDDDDFEDDEEDMLEHYLAEKSDSSTHSERRA, encoded by the exons ATGACTG ACTATGCTCAGGAGCAGGAGATGGAAATCGAGGCATTGGAAGCAATACTTATGGATGATTTCAAAG AAATTCACTCTGGTGAGAGTGGTTTGGGTACTTCCAATCGGTGCTTCCAAATAAAACTATCCCCACAG GACGATGAAACAGATGAATTGTCCACTCCAG CTTCTGTTGCAGTTCAGCTGGCTTTGATTTTCTCGCACACAGAAAAGTATCCAGATGAACCTCCACTTTTAAATGTGAAAAG TTTACGAGGAATACACATAGAAGATCTTAGAATTCTGAAAGAAAAGCTTCATCAagag GCGTCTGAAATTCTTGGTATGGCTATGATTTACACACTAGTTACATCAGCTCAAGAGTGGCTTTCTGAACGATTTGGTCAAGATGCTAATATTGAGAATGACGAAGCAGAAGTGGCAGCAAAAGATGAT ATAGTCATTCCACATGGAGAACCTGTTACTATTGATACTTTTTTGGTGTGGAGAGAGAGGTTTGAAGCAGAGTTGGCACTAGAACGAGCCAA GCTAATGCCCGAGTCGGCACTTACAGCACCAAAGGAAAAGAGGGTCTCAGGAAGACAGTGGTTTGAAAGTGGAAGAGCTTCTGCA AAAGGTGCAGCTCCAGTTACTGAAGGATCTGATGAGGAAATTGAGGAAGatattgatgttgatgatgatgattttgaag ATGACGAAGAAGATATGCTGGAGCACTACCTGGCGGAGAAATCTGACTCATCCACTCATTCTGAAAGGAGAGCTTAA
- the LOC133865033 gene encoding uncharacterized protein LOC133865033 isoform X3 encodes MEIEALEAILMDDFKEIHSGESGLGTSNRCFQIKLSPQDDETDELSTPASVAVQLALIFSHTEKYPDEPPLLNVKSLRGIHIEDLRILKEKLHQEASEILGMAMIYTLVTSAQEWLSERFGQDANIENDEAEVAAKDDIVIPHGEPVTIDTFLVWRERFEAELALERAKLMPESALTAPKEKRVSGRQWFESGRASAKGAAPVTEGSDEEIEEDIDVDDDDFEDDEEDMLEHYLAEKSDSSTHSERRA; translated from the exons ATGGAAATCGAGGCATTGGAAGCAATACTTATGGATGATTTCAAAG AAATTCACTCTGGTGAGAGTGGTTTGGGTACTTCCAATCGGTGCTTCCAAATAAAACTATCCCCACAG GACGATGAAACAGATGAATTGTCCACTCCAG CTTCTGTTGCAGTTCAGCTGGCTTTGATTTTCTCGCACACAGAAAAGTATCCAGATGAACCTCCACTTTTAAATGTGAAAAG TTTACGAGGAATACACATAGAAGATCTTAGAATTCTGAAAGAAAAGCTTCATCAagag GCGTCTGAAATTCTTGGTATGGCTATGATTTACACACTAGTTACATCAGCTCAAGAGTGGCTTTCTGAACGATTTGGTCAAGATGCTAATATTGAGAATGACGAAGCAGAAGTGGCAGCAAAAGATGAT ATAGTCATTCCACATGGAGAACCTGTTACTATTGATACTTTTTTGGTGTGGAGAGAGAGGTTTGAAGCAGAGTTGGCACTAGAACGAGCCAA GCTAATGCCCGAGTCGGCACTTACAGCACCAAAGGAAAAGAGGGTCTCAGGAAGACAGTGGTTTGAAAGTGGAAGAGCTTCTGCA AAAGGTGCAGCTCCAGTTACTGAAGGATCTGATGAGGAAATTGAGGAAGatattgatgttgatgatgatgattttgaag ATGACGAAGAAGATATGCTGGAGCACTACCTGGCGGAGAAATCTGACTCATCCACTCATTCTGAAAGGAGAGCTTAA
- the LOC133863054 gene encoding uncharacterized protein LOC133863054: MLLPVSGVGMNSTMDDMNLIQQAQRHHLVVRELGEEIDLEIGPGDDASFANTPLIGGPPREPSSEEHDETKQMVMVSQIPSDDQDMSKMQTAKRKKKVVKRWREEWADTYKWAYVDVKEGTARIFCSVCREYGRKHRRNPYGNEGSRNMQMSALEEHNNSLLHKEALRLQMASKDKIIVDKPIYVKALMSKTAGSIVEAALKRDPHEVEFIQSVQEVVHALERVIAKNSHYVNIMERLLEPERIIIFRVPWVDDRGETHVNRGFRVQFNQALGPCRGGIRFHQSMTLSIAKFLGFEQTLKNALSPYKLGGAAGGSDFDPKGKSDNEIMRFCQSFMNEIYRYLGPDKDLPSEEMGVGTREMGYLFGQYRRLSGLFQGSFTGPRIFWSGSSLRTEATGYGLVFFAQLMLADMNKELKGLRCVVSGSGKIALHVLEKLVAYGALPITVSDSKGYLVDEDGFDYMKVQFLREIKAQQRSLRDYSKTYARSKYYDEAKPWSERCDVAFPCSSQNEIDQADAINLVNSGCCILVEGSNMPCTPEAVDVLRKANILIAPAVAAGAGGVVAGELELNPECNLIHWSAEDFESKLQEAIKQTYQRALKAASDFGYQKESPEALVHGAVISAFLTIAHAMTDQGCV, from the exons ATGTTGCTCCCGGTAAGTGGGGTAGGGATGAATTCCACGATGGATGATATGAACCTGATTCAGCAGGCACAGAGGCATCACTTGGTGGTCAGGGAGCTAGGAGAAGAGATAGATTTAGAAATTGGCCCTGGGGATGATGCTTCATTTGCTAACACCCCGCTGATTGGTGGCCCACCGCGAGAACCTTCTTCAGAAGAGCATGATGAGACCAAGCAGATGGTAATGGTCTCTCAGATCCCCAGTGATGATCAAGATATGTCAAAGATGCAAACagcaaaaaggaagaagaaggttgTGAAAAGATGGAGAGAGGAATGGGCTGATACCTACAAATGGGCTTATGTTGATGTGAAGGAAGGGACAGCGAGAATTTTTTGTTCTGTATGTAGAGAGTATGGTAGGAAGCATAGGAGAAATCCCTATGGGAATGAAGGCAGTCGAAATATGCAGATGAGCGCACTGGAAGAACACAACAATAGCTTGCTTCACAAAGAGGCTCTCCGTCTCCAAATGGCCTCTAAGGATAAGATTATCGTTGACAAACCAATCTATGTTAAAG CTCTTATGTCAAAAACTGCTGGATCAATCGTTGAAGCTGCACTGAAAAGGGATCCTCATGAGGTTGAATTCATACAATCAGTGCAAGAAGTTGTTCATGCTTTAGAAAGAGTGATTGCCAAGAATTCTCA TTATGTCAACATTATGGAGCGGTTGTTAGAACCTGAGCGTATTATTATTTTCCGAGTGCCATGGGTTGATGATAGAGGTGAGACACATGTCAACCGAGGCTTTCGGGTTCAATTTAACCAAGCATTGGGTCCATGTAGGGGTGGCATCCGTTTTCATCAATCAATGACCTTAAGTATTGCCAAATTCCTTGGTTTTGAGCAG ACTTTAAAGAATGCATTGTCTCCATACAAACTAGGAGGTGCAGCAGGTGGAAGCGATTTTGATCCAAAAGGGAAAAGTGATAATGAG ATTATGCGCTTTTGCCAAAGTTTCATGAATGAGATATATCGCTATTTGGGTCCTGACAAG GACCTTCCATCAGAGGAGATGGGTGTTGGTACTCGGGAAATGGGGTATCTGTTTGGACAATATAGACGTCTATCTGGTCTTTTTCAG GGAAGTTTTACAGGGCCAAGGATATTTTGGTCTGGCTCTAGCCTTCGAACTGAAGCTACTGGCTACGGGCTg GTTTTTTTTGCCCAGCTCATGCTTGCAGATATGAACAAAGAACTCAAAGGATTAAG ATGTGTTGTAAGTGGTTCTGGAAAGATCGCATTGCATGTTCTTGAGAAGCTTGTCGCATATGGTGCTCTTCCCATCACAGTATCTG ATTCAAAGGGGTATTTGGTGGATGAGGATGGATTTGATTATATGAAAGTACAATTTCTTAGAGAGATCAAAGCTCAACAGAGAAGTTTGAG GGACTATTCGAAGACTTATGCTCGATCTAAGTACTATGATGAAGCGAAACCTTGGAGTGAAAGGTGTGATGTTGCATTTCCTTGTTCTTCCCAAAATGAAATCGATCAAGCTGATGCAATTAATCTGGTCAATTCAGGTTGCTGTATACTAGTAGAAG GTTCAAACATGCCCTGTACCCCTGAGGCAGTTGATGTTCTGAGAAAAGCTAATATCCTCATTGCTCCTGCAGTGGCTGCTGGTGCTGGGGGG GTTGTTGCTGGAGAACTTGAATTAAATCCTGAGTGCAATTTGATTCATTGGTCAGCAGAGGACTTTGAGTCGAAATTGCAG GAAGCAATAAAACAGACTTACCAGAGAGCCCTCAAAGCAGCATCTGATTTTGGTTATCAAAAGGAGAGTCCTGA AGCTTTGGTACATGGAGCAGTCATCTCTGCTTTTTTGACTATTGCTCATGCTATGACCGATCAAGGATGTGTATAG